Proteins from a genomic interval of Drosophila melanogaster chromosome 2R:
- the Ttc7 gene encoding tetratricopeptide repeat domain 7, isoform B yields MANKNMRNTTTKVEALIESCRSEGKWHRVIELTDELKTGSPHNECLANFLVGEARLESYLEENALASDSNFGRAKSGLAEARRFLHLALGESGQKAGIALDAYLLLAKLCFACGEYEQSLDNFVKAELNTLAEKELTLRSLKILAESYAIKGLCLEQQTTKPSSKFKKAEKDTEMISCFERASDLGLLYLQEYDLVSGSSGSSNNSTAGSTLNVNASTVQPSSSSFAISSTIPASGPSGLEMNRRMGAILETALQRAPIVLIKTEKLQEAVERYRIMLNAIETRATQSLRLTLARQLAEVLLRGVSGTIYSPPFTGKSGGGTLRGGSSKKLWKPRKYAARQQFNPRNQQEEVILLLLIAEALAVRDTVLSQSPEFRQARQHAMGNVTAVYDLLTLATVRWGLVQLLNESFEKALKFSFGEQHVWRQYGLSLMAAEKHSHALRVLQESMKLTPSDPLPCLLASRLCYESLETVKQGLDYAQQALKREVKGLRPSRSQLFVGIGHQQLAIQSNLKSERDACHKLALDALERAVQFDGNDHLAEYYLSLQYALLGQLAEALVHIRFALALRMEHAPCLHLFALLLTSSRRPREALGVVEDALHEFPDNLQLLHVKAHLQLHLEDAETALGTVQHMLAVWRDVYEAQLAGEEEKHSDTKSGVHLAHSSQMSDKDSISRVEQALSEAASSLSSFTQRPGPRRPWMLQIEIWLLLADVYLRIDQPNEALNCIHEASQIYPLSHQIMFMRGQVHVYLEQWFDAKQCFLNAVAANPNHTEALRALGEAHLVLGEPRLAEKMLKDAAKLDPSCPKIWFALGKVMEILGDFHASADCFATSLQLEPSCPVLPFTSIPLVFE; encoded by the exons ATGGCCAACAAGAACATGCGTAACACCACAACCAAAGTGGAGGCCCTGATTGAGAGCTGTCGCAGCGAGGGCAAGTGGCACCGGGTCATCGAGCTAACGGATGAACTGAAGACCGGGTCCCCGCACAATG AGTGCCTGGCCAACTTTCTGGTGGGGGAAGCTCGTCTGGAGAGTTACCTGGAGGAAAACGCTCTCGCGTCAGACTCAAATTTTGGTCGCGCCAAGTCTGGATTGGCGGAGGCCCGGCGTTTCCTTCACTTGGCTTTGGGTGAGAGTGGCCAGAAGGCGGGCATCGCCCTGGACGCCTATTTGCTGCTGGCCAAGCTGTGCTTTGCCTGCGGCGAGTATGAGCAGAGTCTAGACAATTTCGTCAAGGCAGAACTCAACACGCTTGCCGAGAAGGAGCTGACCCT tcGCAGCCTGAAGATCCTTGCGGAATCGTATGCCATCAAGGGATTGTGTCTGGAGCAGCAGACTACGAAGCCGTCATCTAAGTTTAAGAAGGCCGAAAAGGACACGGAAATG ATTAGCTGTTTTGAGCGCGCATCTGATCTGGGGCTGCTCTATCTGCAGGAATACGATCTCGTTAGTGGAAGCAGTGGCTCGTCCAACAACTCGACAGCTGGTTCTACGTTGAATGTAAACGCCTCTACTGTGCAGCCGTCGAGCAGCAGTTTTGCAATCAGCAGTACAATACCGGCGAGTGGTCCAAGTGGACTGGAAATGAACCGCAGGATGGGCGCCATCCTAGAGACCGCCCTGCAACGGGCACCCATAGTGCTTATTAAGACGGAAAAGCTTCAAGAGGCCGTTGAACGGTATCGAATCATGCTAAACGCCATCGAAACGAGGGCTACTCAATCGTTGCGCCTCACGCTGGCCCGCCAGCTAGCTGAGGTTCTTTTGAGAGGGGTCTCGGGCACGATTTACTCGCCTCCTTTTACCGGAAAATCTGGAGGTGGGACGCTGCGAGGAGGATCCTCCAAGAAACTTTGGAAACCGCGTAAATACGCAGCCCGCCAGCAGTTTAACCCTCGGAACCAGCAGGAAGAGGTAATTCTGTTGCTACTCATAGCCGAGGCACTGGCTGTGAGGGATACAGTTTTGTCGCAGAGTCCAGAGTTTAGACAGGCCCGTCAGCATGCTATGGGCAACGTTACGGCCGTCTATGACCTCCTGACGTTGGCTACTGTGCGCTGGGGGCTCGTCCAGCTATTAAATGAGTCCTTTGAGAAGGCGCTAAAGTTTAGCTTTGGTGAACAGCATGTGTGGCGGCAGTACGGCTTAAGTTTGATGGCAGCCGAAAAGCACTCGCACGCTTTAAGGGTCTTGCAAGAATCAATGAAGTTGACTCCTAGTGATCCTTTGCCATGTCTGTTGGCTTCTCGCCTTTGCTACGAGAGTCTGGAGACGGTAAAGCAAGGTCTGGACTATGCTCAGCAAGCGCTGAAGCGCGAAGTAAAGG GCTTGCGACCATCGCGAAGCCAACTCTTTGTGGGCATCGGTCACCAACAGCTAGCCATCCAGTCAAATCTTAAAAGCGAGCGAGATGCTTGTCACAAGCTGGCTTTGGACGCCCTGGAGCGCGCTGTGCAGTTTGATGGGAACGACCACCTGGCGGAATACTACTTGTCGTTGCAGTACGCACTTCTGGGACAGCTGGCGGAGGCATTGGTTCATATCCGTTTCGCGCTGGCGTTGCGTATGGAACATGCGCCATGTCTACACCTGTTCGCACTGTTGCTGACATCGTCGCGCCGACCTCGTGAAGCTTTGGGAGTTGTTGAGGATGCTTTACACGAGTTTCCCGATAACCTGCAGCTACTGCACGTTAAGGCACATCTTCAGCTGCATCTAGAGGACGCGGAGACGGCGTTGGGCACTGTGCAGCACATGCTGGCCGTGTGGCGGGACGTTTACGAGGCCCAGCTAGCGGGAGAGGAGGAAAAGCACTCAGACACCAAGAGTGGTGTTCACTTGGCACATTCCTCACAGATGTCCGACAAGGATTCAA TCTCCCGCGTTGAACAGGCTCTGAGTGAAGCAGCAAGCTCATTGAGCTCATTTACGCAGCGTCCTGGACCCCGACGACCCTGGATGCTACAGATTGAA ATATGGCTTCTGCTGGCTGATGTCTATCTGCGGATTGATCAGCCGAACGAGGCACTCAACTGCATACACGAAGCCTCACAGATTTATCCGCTTTCGCATCAGATTATGTTTATG CGTGGCCAGGTGCATGTCTATTTGGAGCAATGGTTTGACGCCAAGCAATGTTTCCTGAACGCCGTGGCCGCCAACCCAAATCACACAGAGGCTTTGCGTGCGCTTGGAGAGGCGCATTTGGTACTGGGCGAGCCGAGGTTGGctgaaaaaatgctaaaagaTGCGGCCAAACTGGATCCGAGCTGTCCAAAAATTTG GTTCGCACTGGGAAAGGTGATGGAGATCCTGGGCGATTTCCATGCCTCAGCCGATTGCTTCGCCACGTCGCTGCAGTTAGAGCCATCATGTCCGGTGCTACCTTTTACTTCTATACCTTTGGTGTTTGAATAG
- the Ttc7 gene encoding tetratricopeptide repeat domain 7, isoform A, which yields MANKNMRNTTTKVEALIESCRSEGKWHRVIELTDELKTGSPHNECLANFLVGEARLESYLEENALASDSNFGRAKSGLAEARRFLHLALGESGQKAGIALDAYLLLAKLCFACGEYEQSLDNFVKAELNTLAEKELTLRSLKILAESYAIKGLCLEQQTTKPSSKFKKAEKDTEMISCFERASDLGLLYLQEYDLVSGSSGSSNNSTAGSTLNVNASTVQPSSSSFAISSTIPASGPSGLEMNRRMGAILETALQRAPIVLIKTEKLQEAVERYRIMLNAIETRATQSLRLTLARQLAEVLLRGVSGTIYSPPFTGKSGGGTLRGGSSKKLWKPRKYAARQQFNPRNQQEEVILLLLIAEALAVRDTVLSQSPEFRQARQHAMGNVTAVYDLLTLATVRWGLVQLLNESFEKALKFSFGEQHVWRQYGLSLMAAEKHSHALRVLQESMKLTPSDPLPCLLASRLCYESLETVKQGLDYAQQALKREVKGLRPSRSQLFVGIGHQQLAIQSNLKSERDACHKLALDALERAVQFDGNDHLAEYYLSLQYALLGQLAEALVHIRFALALRMEHAPCLHLFALLLTSSRRPREALGVVEDALHEFPDNLQLLHVKAHLQLHLEDAETALGTVQHMLAVWRDVYEAQLAGEEEKHSDTKSGVHLAHSSQMSDKDSNSVYAASLAAVSRVEQALSEAASSLSSFTQRPGPRRPWMLQIEIWLLLADVYLRIDQPNEALNCIHEASQIYPLSHQIMFMRGQVHVYLEQWFDAKQCFLNAVAANPNHTEALRALGEAHLVLGEPRLAEKMLKDAAKLDPSCPKIWFALGKVMEILGDFHASADCFATSLQLEPSCPVLPFTSIPLVFE from the exons ATGGCCAACAAGAACATGCGTAACACCACAACCAAAGTGGAGGCCCTGATTGAGAGCTGTCGCAGCGAGGGCAAGTGGCACCGGGTCATCGAGCTAACGGATGAACTGAAGACCGGGTCCCCGCACAATG AGTGCCTGGCCAACTTTCTGGTGGGGGAAGCTCGTCTGGAGAGTTACCTGGAGGAAAACGCTCTCGCGTCAGACTCAAATTTTGGTCGCGCCAAGTCTGGATTGGCGGAGGCCCGGCGTTTCCTTCACTTGGCTTTGGGTGAGAGTGGCCAGAAGGCGGGCATCGCCCTGGACGCCTATTTGCTGCTGGCCAAGCTGTGCTTTGCCTGCGGCGAGTATGAGCAGAGTCTAGACAATTTCGTCAAGGCAGAACTCAACACGCTTGCCGAGAAGGAGCTGACCCT tcGCAGCCTGAAGATCCTTGCGGAATCGTATGCCATCAAGGGATTGTGTCTGGAGCAGCAGACTACGAAGCCGTCATCTAAGTTTAAGAAGGCCGAAAAGGACACGGAAATG ATTAGCTGTTTTGAGCGCGCATCTGATCTGGGGCTGCTCTATCTGCAGGAATACGATCTCGTTAGTGGAAGCAGTGGCTCGTCCAACAACTCGACAGCTGGTTCTACGTTGAATGTAAACGCCTCTACTGTGCAGCCGTCGAGCAGCAGTTTTGCAATCAGCAGTACAATACCGGCGAGTGGTCCAAGTGGACTGGAAATGAACCGCAGGATGGGCGCCATCCTAGAGACCGCCCTGCAACGGGCACCCATAGTGCTTATTAAGACGGAAAAGCTTCAAGAGGCCGTTGAACGGTATCGAATCATGCTAAACGCCATCGAAACGAGGGCTACTCAATCGTTGCGCCTCACGCTGGCCCGCCAGCTAGCTGAGGTTCTTTTGAGAGGGGTCTCGGGCACGATTTACTCGCCTCCTTTTACCGGAAAATCTGGAGGTGGGACGCTGCGAGGAGGATCCTCCAAGAAACTTTGGAAACCGCGTAAATACGCAGCCCGCCAGCAGTTTAACCCTCGGAACCAGCAGGAAGAGGTAATTCTGTTGCTACTCATAGCCGAGGCACTGGCTGTGAGGGATACAGTTTTGTCGCAGAGTCCAGAGTTTAGACAGGCCCGTCAGCATGCTATGGGCAACGTTACGGCCGTCTATGACCTCCTGACGTTGGCTACTGTGCGCTGGGGGCTCGTCCAGCTATTAAATGAGTCCTTTGAGAAGGCGCTAAAGTTTAGCTTTGGTGAACAGCATGTGTGGCGGCAGTACGGCTTAAGTTTGATGGCAGCCGAAAAGCACTCGCACGCTTTAAGGGTCTTGCAAGAATCAATGAAGTTGACTCCTAGTGATCCTTTGCCATGTCTGTTGGCTTCTCGCCTTTGCTACGAGAGTCTGGAGACGGTAAAGCAAGGTCTGGACTATGCTCAGCAAGCGCTGAAGCGCGAAGTAAAGG GCTTGCGACCATCGCGAAGCCAACTCTTTGTGGGCATCGGTCACCAACAGCTAGCCATCCAGTCAAATCTTAAAAGCGAGCGAGATGCTTGTCACAAGCTGGCTTTGGACGCCCTGGAGCGCGCTGTGCAGTTTGATGGGAACGACCACCTGGCGGAATACTACTTGTCGTTGCAGTACGCACTTCTGGGACAGCTGGCGGAGGCATTGGTTCATATCCGTTTCGCGCTGGCGTTGCGTATGGAACATGCGCCATGTCTACACCTGTTCGCACTGTTGCTGACATCGTCGCGCCGACCTCGTGAAGCTTTGGGAGTTGTTGAGGATGCTTTACACGAGTTTCCCGATAACCTGCAGCTACTGCACGTTAAGGCACATCTTCAGCTGCATCTAGAGGACGCGGAGACGGCGTTGGGCACTGTGCAGCACATGCTGGCCGTGTGGCGGGACGTTTACGAGGCCCAGCTAGCGGGAGAGGAGGAAAAGCACTCAGACACCAAGAGTGGTGTTCACTTGGCACATTCCTCACAGATGTCCGACAAGGATTCAA ATTCTGTGTACGCGGCTTCATTGGCTGCAGTCTCCCGCGTTGAACAGGCTCTGAGTGAAGCAGCAAGCTCATTGAGCTCATTTACGCAGCGTCCTGGACCCCGACGACCCTGGATGCTACAGATTGAA ATATGGCTTCTGCTGGCTGATGTCTATCTGCGGATTGATCAGCCGAACGAGGCACTCAACTGCATACACGAAGCCTCACAGATTTATCCGCTTTCGCATCAGATTATGTTTATG CGTGGCCAGGTGCATGTCTATTTGGAGCAATGGTTTGACGCCAAGCAATGTTTCCTGAACGCCGTGGCCGCCAACCCAAATCACACAGAGGCTTTGCGTGCGCTTGGAGAGGCGCATTTGGTACTGGGCGAGCCGAGGTTGGctgaaaaaatgctaaaagaTGCGGCCAAACTGGATCCGAGCTGTCCAAAAATTTG GTTCGCACTGGGAAAGGTGATGGAGATCCTGGGCGATTTCCATGCCTCAGCCGATTGCTTCGCCACGTCGCTGCAGTTAGAGCCATCATGTCCGGTGCTACCTTTTACTTCTATACCTTTGGTGTTTGAATAG